The following is a genomic window from Aythya fuligula isolate bAytFul2 chromosome 7, bAytFul2.pri, whole genome shotgun sequence.
aatatgttAAAAGTTCACATAAGCAAAACATTACAGAAGAAGTCAAACAACTCCTAATACTATTctcaaatgcaaaaaataaaaatacataatgcaaTCGGGAAAATACCCCCACACAACAGCTTTCCAAAGAATCAACTGGACATTTAAGTACATAGCATCTAGCATATGCAGTAACTAATAATTCAAGtttatcaaataaataatagtaacattttaaaaccttgCTGGTACTTCATAATTGCAACAAAAGTGCATTATTAGACTACAGATCTCCATTTAGCTTTGTGGTTTCATAACACACTTTGTGGATGTTCCTTAGACTTCTGTACTTAGAAGCTTATTTTACTCTTTCTGTCCTATAATTCTTGGCTGTTGCTTCAGAACTGgtgagcacagaaagaaaaagcatctttcttccgtctgcagaaagcagctcttACTCATGCATGCTTACCATATGCTAGGATAATGAAAACGAGCAACACATTCtctcaaacatttttcagtacttgaaTCACTATATTGTCAGGATGCTGCCCAAAAAAATGACCTCATGAGCTGAGAAGTGGTCCTTGTGCAGTGCACCTTCATCCTAACAGTCATTTCTCAGCTGAGGTGCAGCAGCTGCATGCAACAATTGACACCAGGTAGTCACTACACATTGCAGTCCTGTTTACCAGCAGTGCTATCATCCCACTGCTATCCGTTATAGAAATTTCCAGGCAACGTTTGTCAGTGCCATCTACTTCATCATCTAAAAGCATACTGTTCCAGAAGCACGTTAGCCCAGTTTGTGAGAAAGAGAGAGCTTGAAAGACAGTCCTCATGGTGAACCATACCTAAAAAGAAAAACGCTACACCTGTTCTCTAATTTACAGTCTCCACAGCAGTTATAACAAGAAGTAACTAATCAAGGCCTTAAGATAACAACCTGAATCTGTCCTTTGGCCAGTCATGTAAGTGATTACTACCAATAACCTTTCTCCCAAGAGCATGCATGatattgaatcacagaatcatttacgttggaaaagacctctgagatcacctagtccaaccatAAACCTAGCACTGCCCAGTCCACTACGTGTCTTTTAAACACCTTCAGGGACACTGACTCAACtactcccctgggcagcctgttcctgtCACAACCATTTCagtgaagacatttttcctaatatctaatctaaacctcccctggtgcatcTTGAGGCCATTTTCTCAttgcttgttgcttgggagaagagtcTGATCCCCACCTCGCTGTAGCCTCCTTTAAGATAActagagagcgataaggtcttCCCcgagtctccttttctcctggctgaacaaccccagctccctctgctaATCCTCACAGGACTggtgttccaggcccttcaccagacacgctccagcacctcgatgtccttgtagcaaggggcccaaaactgaacacagtactcacggtgtggcctcaccagagctgggCACGggggaacaatcacttccctgctggccacactgatTCTGACACTAGCCAGGATGCTattggccttcctggccacctgagcaTACTGCTGGCTTGTATTCAGCCAGCTGTCGACCGAtccccccaggtccctttccactGGACATAATGACACCCACTTAGTCTTTCATGTGCCTGAAACCTTTCGGAAAATACACTTTTGTCTGACAAAATAGACCAGAGTAGTCTCTTCATCACAGTTCTATCCAAAATGGAGCTGGTGACAAAAAGGTTGGCTTCCCCATACTGCAGATATGCCCGTTAGGGCATCACCTCTTAGGCCACAGAGAATTTATGGACAGATGTGTTTATTAATGTTGACTGCAGAAGATGTGGAAGCAAACCACTGCATTTACCAATTTAACATATGCTTGGGGAGAGGTTAAAAAATACCACAGGATTCAGCAAGTACAGTTTTACCTACATAGGCATTTGTACACACCCAGGACAATTATTTTCTTGGCCAAGTATTTTTCCACAGAGAAGTCAGGAGATAGATCCCTTGAATTGGTTTATGCTCCTAAAGAGATAATACGGTCTAGACTCATGACCATTCTTCTACCCCAGACATACAGCCTGGTTGCTTCAGCCTAGAGACCAACTCATACGGATTAAGAGTTTTCAAGTGCTCCTTTATACAACTTTATTCCTCCTGAGAGAACTAATCACATAAGTTCATATTTAGGCAAATAATATCCTTTTTCAGTAGATGGTAAGCATTAAACACAATACAGTTAACAAGACTAGGgtagaaagaacaaaattataaaaaaaaatcagcatgatATCAACAGCCTTCAGTATCCATGTCCTCCCCGCTTTCCTTCGCGGAATTATTTTGTCAAGGCTGTAGTCCTAGAGCAAATGCTACCAATGAATGTAGTCTCTCTGGTTCTAGTGTACTCAGAAGTATTCATAGAACTGGTCTTTTGGAAACTTCAGAGCAGAAAGTCATGTTTTAGTTCTAAAGACGACAAGcattaagtattaaaaaaatgctagGGAAGCCACAGCCATATCTACCCAAGATCAGGATGACATCTGTATATCAAATAATTGCTTAAAATGTTTAAGGTTATACCATGCTACAGAAGTGTAACACAGCAAGGACTTTCAAAAATGTATGCCTTACAAAAATATGATTCTTGCCCTCtaaatatgtaataaatcaGGAATTATCAGTGAGTCGTCTTAAATTATTAAGTCACATTACTTACCTACTCTTTTCCCTACAGCTGCGTTAATTCCATTCACTCCAAGCGTATGagcagactaaaaaaaaattccacaaTGAAATTACTAGCAgatggaaattaaatgaaagattaGGCAGTCTGATATCAGATTGTTTGAAACCAATGCTGTATCAATCAATATACCTACAAAAACAGTCCAAGACTTCcatatgaagaaattaaaattctacAATAAAAAGCCTTACTCAAATTAATAGTCTCCTGTACTTCACaacatacaaaacaaagtaCATTAGAAATCTGAAGCTGGGAACATATGGTGCCAGTCACAGGGAAAACTTTGGATTAAGTGACAATTAGCAAGCAGCAGAATTAAGATGACACTTCAAATAGTCGTAATTTTGTCATTACAATAACTAATAATTTTAGTTGTGAACTAAACAACCACTTTAATTCTTAAGAAAAATTACTTCTAGGATCCATTTAGATAAGCATGCAGCTAATATACCAACAGgaatttagaaaacagtttCAGACTAGTAGAGATTTACATATGCACCCCACCCCATCTGCATTCCCTGAAAAGACACACAGACATAcacaaaatacagctttcatAATGCCAACACcagaagagacaggaaaacCCCAACTCCTTTGGGGGTATTAGTACTCACTAGAATATAATCAGCAGCTTCGTTTGGTGGAGTAGTTTTCCTAAAgctttcttcctgaaaatgctgaagattTGTAGGTAGTGCAATACCAGAAGTCCGAAACCTGCCTGTCCCACAGGAACTCTGTAAACTTTCCCTGTTTGTGCTTCGGGCCAGCGAAGCTAGAAATCCTAAGTTATTTACAGAacacacaggttctttggatgCCTTGTTAGTCACATCTGTGATGTCCCTAGCTTCTGCTTTAGCAGTTACATCAGGTCTCTTGCCAAGTGAATCTACTTTCACGCTATGAAATCTAGTAGTCCTAGAAAAAGAGGAGTCTGCTATACTACGGACTTCCAAAGATCGAAGCACATTTGGGGAGGCTGTAGATCTCAAGTTATCAGCCTCAAAGCATTTGGGTTGTGTTTGTGGTTTCAGGGAACTGTGATGTGCCACTTGTGCTGAATAACGAAGAGGTGacaaaagtgtatttttccGAGGACTTAGTTCACGAGTACTGAGAAGTCCAGTCCCCATtgctgcagtgctcagcacTTTACTAATAGGTTTTCTATGCTGTTCTAAAACCTTAGATTCTTCATCTCCATCAGACAGTTCAAGTTCTGGGTTCACCTTTCCCATATCATATATCTCACTACACTGCTCTGTGGTGCTTGCTTCTGTTAACAAAGCGAAAGCATCTGCTTCAGataaaagtttttcttctgttccatACAGTTCTACATTTGTTAGATTCGGATACAAAACAGAATCCTCTTCATTTGCTGAGGTCACATTTTCAGACACTTTTTCCAAGTTTGCAGACAGAGATGAAACAGGAGTCAGAATACTATTTGTAGGtacttttgcattttctagTTCAACACGAGATATTTTCGGTGGTAACCTGATGCTACTAACCGAATGAGACCAAGAGGCACTCTGCCAAGTGTCATCTTCCTTAAGAAAGTCATTAGTTGTGGATGGCATTGTTCTACCAGCAGTGGCCAAAGAAGCCAAAGCTGAAAGTGCATTTTGGGAAGACTCCAAAGGATATGAATTCCCAGGAGGAGGTAGGCAGGACTGTCCAATATGGGGGAGCACTCTTAAAAACCGGTGacgagcagcagctgctgagccacTAGATGGTCGAGGAGCTGTTGGAGGACGAGGTTTCACTTTGACAGTTTTTTTAGGCTATTaagaaacaataagaaaaaaaaaaaaaacaacgcaACAACAGTTAGTATTTGAATTATGGAAACATTCAGAGGCCTTGCTGAAATCATATTCTCAGGAATTCTGACAGTATATGGCCAGAAATGACCACCAAACCATTCACTCTACTCCACCACGTATTGCTAACCACCAAAATTTCACACCACCATCAGAATATTAGAATCAAACATTACAACCTGAAAAGGCTGTACATCATAGGGAttagaaaagggaaagcagaatGCCAAAGTTATCCAGAAGAGCTTAGGGTCTCAGCCAAGAACaaccatgaaagaaaaagcataacaTTTTCATCTAGCATCTAGGGAACCGAGACagacattaaataattttactaaTCCAGATCTCCTGAACACCACCTGTATGTTTTATCTGGTAGACAATCTCATCCTTGTATTTAACTTTATAGGTCTTTTAGTTACAGTATTTCTAAtcccatttaaaaattaagttccACTTAAGAGCAAGTCCAGAATTTCCATTTAAGAGAAACACTGTTTTGTACCAGAGGATTGATGCAAAATAACACTACTTAAAGcatcagaagaagaagaagggaaaaaaaaaaaaaaaaaaaacacacaaatccaGGACCCATAGTGAATTCTTCGAATACTGACAGGTCAATCCAGGTAAAGCC
Proteins encoded in this region:
- the ZFAND4 gene encoding AN1-type zinc finger protein 4 isoform X2 gives rise to the protein MANKKEPPFFNEDNMGPFHYKLPFYETMELFIETLTGTCFELRVSPFETVISVKAKIQRLEGIPVSQQHLIWNNMELKDDYCLNDYNISEGCTLKLVLAMRGGPINTRRVPVEDPIREMAEYMDPGRDEIWEKGPSNKQVTFLVYREGDQLNFFRVVDRGDGTLTPLSESLSGGSVYNLYADDEDETEASPSGQQIIENSITMNKMKLLKAKMENMNLSKKPKKTVKVKPRPPTAPRPSSGSAAAARHRFLRVLPHIGQSCLPPPGNSYPLESSQNALSALASLATAGRTMPSTTNDFLKEDDTWQSASWSHSVSSIRLPPKISRVELENAKVPTNSILTPVSSLSANLEKVSENVTSANEEDSVLYPNLTNVELYGTEEKLLSEADAFALLTEASTTEQCSEIYDMGKVNPELELSDGDEESKVLEQHRKPISKVLSTAAMGTGLLSTRELSPRKNTLLSPLRYSAQVAHHSSLKPQTQPKCFEADNLRSTASPNVLRSLEVRSIADSSFSRTTRFHSVKVDSLGKRPDVTAKAEARDITDVTNKASKEPVCSVNNLGFLASLARSTNRESLQSSCGTGRFRTSGIALPTNLQHFQEESFRKTTPPNEAADYILSAHTLGVNGINAAVGKRVGEATHLPPVNGSVQAKKKIAKHCFLCGKKTGLATSYECRCGNNFCATHRYAEAHTCTYDYKSAGRRYLQETNPVVSAPKLPKI
- the ZFAND4 gene encoding AN1-type zinc finger protein 4 isoform X1, with the protein product MANKKEPPFFNEDNMGPFHYKLPFYETMELFIETLTGTCFELRVSPFETVISVKAKIQRLEGIPVSQQHLIWNNMELKDDYCLNDYNISEGCTLKLVLAMRGGPINTRRVPVEDPIREMAEYMDPGRDEIWEKGPSNKQVTFLVYREGDQLNFFRVVDRGDGTLTPLSESLSGGSVYNLYADDEDETEASPSGQQIIENSITMNKMKLLKAKMENMNLSKKPKKTVKVKPRPPTAPRPSSGSAAAARHRFLRVLPHIGQSCLPPPGNSYPLESSQNALSALASLATAGRTMPSTTNDFLKEDDTWQSASWSHSVSSIRLPPKISRVELENAKVPTNSILTPVSSLSANLEKVSENVTSANEEDSVLYPNLTNVELYGTEEKLLSEADAFALLTEASTTEQCSEIYDMGKVNPELELSDGDEESKVLEQHRKPISKVLSTAAMGTGLLSTRELSPRKNTLLSPLRYSAQVAHHSSLKPQTQPKCFEADNLRSTASPNVLRSLEVRSIADSSFSRTTRFHSVKVDSLGKRPDVTAKAEARDITDVTNKASKEPVCSVNNLGFLASLARSTNRESLQSSCGTGRFRTSGIALPTNLQHFQEESFRKTTPPNEAADYILSAHTLGVNGINAAVGKRVAGEATHLPPVNGSVQAKKKIAKHCFLCGKKTGLATSYECRCGNNFCATHRYAEAHTCTYDYKSAGRRYLQETNPVVSAPKLPKI